From the Homo sapiens chromosome 1, GRCh38.p14 Primary Assembly genome, one window contains:
- the PEA15 gene encoding astrocytic phosphoprotein PEA-15 isoform a (isoform a is encoded by transcript variant 1), whose translation MEDEGNKLCQAPPWPGQTSPVMAEYGTLLQDLTNNITLEDLEQLKSACKEDIPSEKSEEITTGSAWFSFLESHNKLDKDNLSYIEHIFEISRRPDLLTMVVDYRTRVLKISEEDELDTKLTRIPSAKKYKDIIRQPSEEEIIKLAPPPKKA comes from the exons ATGGAGGATGAAGGAAACAAGCTCTGCCAAGCCCCACCATGGCCAGGCCAGACCAGCCCAG TCATGGCTGAGTACGGGACCCTCCTGCAAGACCTGACCAACAACATCACCCTTGAAGATCTAGAACAGCTCAAGTCGGCCTGCAAGGAAGACATCCCCAGCGAAAAGAGTGAGGAGATCACTACTGGCAGTGCCTGGTTTAGCTTCCTGGAGAGCCACAACAAGCTGGAcaaag ACAACCTCTCCTACATTGAGCACATCTTTGAGATCTCCCGCCGTCCTGACCTACTCACTATGGTGGTTGACTACAGAACCCGTGTGCTGAAGATCTCTGAGGAGGATGAGCTGGACACCAAGCTAACCCGTATCCCCAGTGCCAAGAAGTACAAAG ACATTATCCGGCAGCCCTCTGAGGAAGAGATCATCAAATTGGCTCCCCCACCGAAGAAGGCCTGA
- the PEA15 gene encoding astrocytic phosphoprotein PEA-15 isoform b (isoform b is encoded by transcript variant 3), whose product MAEYGTLLQDLTNNITLEDLEQLKSACKEDIPSEKSEEITTGSAWFSFLESHNKLDKDNLSYIEHIFEISRRPDLLTMVVDYRTRVLKISEEDELDTKLTRIPSAKKYKDIIRQPSEEEIIKLAPPPKKA is encoded by the exons ATGGCTGAGTACGGGACCCTCCTGCAAGACCTGACCAACAACATCACCCTTGAAGATCTAGAACAGCTCAAGTCGGCCTGCAAGGAAGACATCCCCAGCGAAAAGAGTGAGGAGATCACTACTGGCAGTGCCTGGTTTAGCTTCCTGGAGAGCCACAACAAGCTGGAcaaag ACAACCTCTCCTACATTGAGCACATCTTTGAGATCTCCCGCCGTCCTGACCTACTCACTATGGTGGTTGACTACAGAACCCGTGTGCTGAAGATCTCTGAGGAGGATGAGCTGGACACCAAGCTAACCCGTATCCCCAGTGCCAAGAAGTACAAAG ACATTATCCGGCAGCCCTCTGAGGAAGAGATCATCAAATTGGCTCCCCCACCGAAGAAGGCCTGA
- the PEA15 gene encoding astrocytic phosphoprotein PEA-15 isoform c (isoform c is encoded by transcript variant 4): protein MAEYGTLLQDLTNNITLEDLEQLKSACKEDIPSEKNNLSYIEHIFEISRRPDLLTMVVDYRTRVLKISEEDELDTKLTRIPSAKKYKDIIRQPSEEEIIKLAPPPKKA, encoded by the exons ATGGCTGAGTACGGGACCCTCCTGCAAGACCTGACCAACAACATCACCCTTGAAGATCTAGAACAGCTCAAGTCGGCCTGCAAGGAAGACATCCCCAGCGAAAAGA ACAACCTCTCCTACATTGAGCACATCTTTGAGATCTCCCGCCGTCCTGACCTACTCACTATGGTGGTTGACTACAGAACCCGTGTGCTGAAGATCTCTGAGGAGGATGAGCTGGACACCAAGCTAACCCGTATCCCCAGTGCCAAGAAGTACAAAG ACATTATCCGGCAGCCCTCTGAGGAAGAGATCATCAAATTGGCTCCCCCACCGAAGAAGGCCTGA